Sequence from the Actinomyces slackii genome:
TGCACGATCTGAATAACATCTTTGGTCACATGCTCGCATCGGCATCGCGCAATTGGGGGGATGAGAAATCTTCCGCCTTCGCCAATCAATTAGCGGATGCGGCTCAATATAATTCCCGAAGAATGTGTAATCTCAACGCCACCCTCTTCACCACCGATCAGAAGGATGGCGAAGCGACTGCATTGGATTACAACGACGCCATGCTCATCACCCTGGCGAGGCGACTGGAAGCATTCGAAGACCCTGAGATAGATACCCCAGCTCACGAAACCCGAGACTTTTCTACTCTTCCACCCGAACTAGGGTACTTCAAGGATCCTTTGCCCGGAGTGGTGCGGGCTATGACCGCTAATCCCTCGGCGGCCCTGGAATGGTTGGCTCCCTCGGATCCATCAAAGACTCCACTGACTGCAACTTCTTCCTCTGATATGATCAGCAGGATAGAAGGCCTGGTCAACAGATGCGATTTCAGGTATGAGAACTGGACGGAGGACTGGACCTCCATTGCTGATAGAATCAGTCGCGGAGACGCAGGCCATGGGCCCACAATCGTGCCGCACTCTTATGAGGACACACGCAATACTGCGGCCGTCTCTGGAATCATGAACGGAGTCGGCGAGCATCTGGAGCCCTGGGTCTTCAAAGACCATCTCTCAGACAAGACGCGATCACGCATAGGAGATGTGCTATCCCGCTATCCGGCCGGAATAGACAAGTCAACGGAGGAAGGGAACGGGGACGGAAAGCTCTTGAACGACCTGGGTTACAGCAGCACCCAGCCCATTCTTACGGACAAGGCACTGCGCAATCTAATTGCAGGAATGGGGGAGCATCACGGGTTCGGAAATTCTATTCAGAATCATCATGACCGTGAAATTGAGACTGCACTGACAAACTACGACCCCGATCGTCGGCATAAAATCACGGTCGTGATCAATGATATCAGTCGCACCAACGGGTTCATAGCTGGCTCAGACGCCTGGCATAACACCGAGATAGGGGAGGCTGAGGATGCAAAACTGCAAGTCGACAAGGCGGCCACTTCCTGGCTTGCGAGCCATATTCCCGTGATAGGAGGAGAAGCGGCAACTGTCACCGAATGGGTACACGACTTTTTCTTCAAGCCCAACAACAAGGACGAGTCTGAGAATTTATCATATAAACTAACCGACATCGCTCGAGACTCAACCAAGTCGCGAATCACCTTGGCTATTCTAGACTCCAGAAGCAACCCTCTCACACCAGAAGAAATGCGCTTAAAAGAAGGAGATATAGAAGACTTGCGTGCCGATGCGGTGATTCGAGACCACCTCTACGACGAGAATGAGAATTTAGATATCTCCCCTGAGGCCCTGAGGGCAGAAGACGCGGCGGATGTCAGAATGGCTTTGGATCACGCCTCCAAGAAAATTTCTATCATGCCCGGCTTTGAAGAGCCACTCGAATCATACGTGGTGGATCGGTTCGATGAGGGCTGCGAGATTGTGAAAAAAATCAAGTAAGCGCTTCTCTGGCTGAGGGCCTGTTCTTTGGGGCTCTGGGCCTCGCGGGTCCGAGGCCCAGAGCCCCAGAGAGCAGATCTCAGCCCCGGGCGGCCTGGACGAGGCGGTCGATGACCGCCTGGCGGTCGCGCACCCACTCCGGGGTCCAGACGCGCTCCACGCGCTCCCATCCCATCTGCCCCAGCACATCGACGGGGATGAGATCGCGGTCGGTGACGCTGGTGCGGCGCTCCCAGTCCGGCCCGTCGAGCAGAACCGCCACCCGCGGCCGCTCCCCCGGTCCGCCGGAGAGCACCAGGTCGATGACGAAGGCCGAGTGGCCCACACCGCTCCGGACCTCCAGCCCGGCCTCCCGCAGGGCGCCCGCGATCTCCTCGCGGTACGCCTCAGCCTGGCCCTGGGGCGCAGCGCCTCCCGCCTCCTGGTTGCCGCGGGCCTGCTCCATGTAGGCGCGCAGGTCCTTGAGCCCCTGGGGGGAGGCCTCGTCGAGGTGGAGATCCTCGGGGTCGAAGCTGGCGACGACGATCACCTGGCGCCGGGCCCGGGTGATGGCCACGTTGAGGCGCTTCTGGCCGCCGGCCCAGCTCAGCGGCCCGAAGTCCAGCGGCAGCTCGCCCGCGGAGTTGGCGGAGAAGCCCAGGGAGAACAGGATGGTGTCGCGCTCATCGCCCTGGACGTTCTCCAGGTTCTTGACGAACAGGCCGTCGGTCTCATGCAGGGCGGACACGATCCGCTGGGAGCCCTCCGCCCGCAGCAGGGACTCGATGAGATCGCGCTGCTTGGCGTTCAGGGTGATGATACCCAGCGAGGGCGTGACCTCGGGCGAGGCCTCGAAGCGGGCCAGGACCTCCGAGACGATCTCGCGGGCCTCAGCCGGGTTGGTCCCCGGCCGGGCGTCGGGGTGCTGCTCAGCCTCCTCGGGGCGGATGTAGAAGCCGTCGACGCGCCGCAGGCTGGTGCCGTGGCCGTCAAGGGGGCCCTCCGGCGCCATGACCCCCAGGGGGCTGGGGAAGGAGGCCAGGGCGCCGTCGTAGTAGCGCTCGTTGGAGAAGGCGATGAGGGACTCCACCCGGCTGCGGTAGTGCCAGGTCAGGCGGTGGCTGCGCACACCGCCGGCCAGGCAGCTGTCCAGGATCGACTCGCGCTCCTCGGTCTGCTCGTGCTGGGGGTCCTCGTCCTGGGCGGCGCCGCGCTCCTCGAAGGCGGTGGGCGGCATCTGCTCGGGGTCACCCACCACGACCACCGAGCGCCCCCTGCCCATGGTGCCCACCGCGTCGGCCACCGGGATCTGGGAGGCCTCGTCGAAGACGACGATATCCACGTACTGGCGGTCGGCCGGGAAGAAGCGGGACACCGAGTCCGGGGAGACCAGGATGCACGGCGTCAGCGCCACCACCAGGTCCCCGTAGGAGTCGATCATCTCCCGGATGCTCATGGTGCCGCGGCGCAGGGTGATCTCCTGGTCCAGGGCGTCCAGGCGCACGCGCTCCTCGGCCAGCACCCGGTCACGGCGGGCCAGGGCGCCCTCCAGCAGCTCGGCCCGAAGCCCGGTGCGCAGCCGCTCCTGGACCTGGCGGTAGGCATCCAGCAGGCCCGCATGGGCCGCGACGTCGAAGGACCCGAAGCCCGCCCTGGCCGAGCGCTCCTCGAAGGAGGCCTGGGCCAGGCGGCGCCGCAGCCCCGGCTCAATCCCGTGCGGGTCGAAGTCCTCGCGCGCGACCTCCTGCATGAGGCCCTCGGCCGCATCCCCCAGGCCGGCGGCGTGCAGGAAGGCGGCGACGTCGTCGGGGTGCTGGGCCAGGGGATCCCAGTCAGGGCACTGCTCGGGCTCGCCGGGGGTGGTCAGCAGGTCCGCGAGCGCCCCCAGGTAGGAGTGGCCCACGCAGTTGCGCCCATGCAGCCCGGTCCGGTAGGCCTCCAGCTGTCCGCGGATCGACTCCAGGTCCCGACGGCGATCGGCCAGCCTCTCGGCGTCCACCGGCTCGGTCCGCAACTCCCGGGCCTCGCGCAGGGCCCGGCGCATGTGGCCGGACTTGACGTCGTTGTCGTGCAAGGGCAGCAGGAGGGGGCCGATGCCGGCCTCCTCGCGAAGGCGCCTGGCCACCACGTCGAGAGCCGACTTCTTCTCCGCCACGAACATCACCGTGCGACCCAGCGACAGCGCCCGGAAGATCAGGTTGGCCACCGTCTGGGACTTGCCCGTCCCCGGAGGCCCCTCCACCACCAGGCTGCGCCCGGCCGCCGCCTCGCCGACCACCTGGGCCTGCGTGGCATCAGCCACCAGAGGCAGATTCTCGGTGACCTCGTCAACGCTGCGAATCTGCGCCGCAGCATCAGCAGGATCATCAAATGCGCGATCAGGAGTCTCCGCAAGATGACTGACCAGCGGGTTGGCGCTGATCGTCGACCACGACTCCTCCAGATCCCGCCACATCCGGTAGGTCGAGAAATTGAACAGGCCCAGGTGAACAGTGGGAGTCACCACTGTCTCCACACCGGCCCGATGCAGGCGCCCGCGCACCGCCTCCAGCGTGGGCTCAACATCGATCCCATACGCATCATGCCGGGGCTGAATCAACTCCGTCAGCTCAACCCCGGTGTCCTGGGCAAAGCGATGCAGGAAGGAGTAGTTGGGCGTGGAGGCGTCGAGCTGGTCGGGCAGCAGGCGGTAGCCGTCCTCGACCCGGTGCAGGGTCACGGGGATGAGGATGAGGGGTGAGCGCACCGGGGTGTCCTGGCTGCGCCACTCCAGGGTGCCGATGGCCAGGTAGAGGTTGTTGGCCCCGGTCTCGAACATGATGGTCTGGGACCTGGTGGTGAGCACCTGGAGGGTGGAGGCGTAGTCCTGCTCGCCCAGGTCCACCTCGACGGCGCGGTCCTGGGCCAGCAGCTCACCGGCCCGGGCCTCCCGGTCCTCCTGCGGCCCGGCGGGGCGCAGGGCGATGAACTCGCGATGGTTGACGTAGTCCTCGAACTGGCCCACCAGATGCCCGGGGAGCATGAGCTCGATGGCTGTCTGGGCCCGATTGATCAGGGGGTTGCTGAGGGTGAGGTCCAGCAGGCTGCGCTTCCAGTCCTCCAGTCGCCGGGCGCTGTCCTGGACGGCGGCCTCCGGGGGCGGGTCCTGGGGGGCCGGGGCCTGCTGCTCGTCGCTCTGGCCGATGGCGGCGATGA
This genomic interval carries:
- a CDS encoding DUF6571 family protein, translating into MTYVYLDYAQMKTVVAELNNYAEAIEQSGAEIRRANENNNGAGDIDGIMSWGELVAELRDTSAEIDNRVETAKSLNENGITPTDGNLISYVVPEKTDDDADVVVRHANGLLDANELTKLAEKNEKPSEETWNELINRLQNNQNDGVYADAVLSYIGPEGMLDLPYRTMDMFGFKPGLATGDFRHRNPQAMHDLNNIFGHMLASASRNWGDEKSSAFANQLADAAQYNSRRMCNLNATLFTTDQKDGEATALDYNDAMLITLARRLEAFEDPEIDTPAHETRDFSTLPPELGYFKDPLPGVVRAMTANPSAALEWLAPSDPSKTPLTATSSSDMISRIEGLVNRCDFRYENWTEDWTSIADRISRGDAGHGPTIVPHSYEDTRNTAAVSGIMNGVGEHLEPWVFKDHLSDKTRSRIGDVLSRYPAGIDKSTEEGNGDGKLLNDLGYSSTQPILTDKALRNLIAGMGEHHGFGNSIQNHHDREIETALTNYDPDRRHKITVVINDISRTNGFIAGSDAWHNTEIGEAEDAKLQVDKAATSWLASHIPVIGGEAATVTEWVHDFFFKPNNKDESENLSYKLTDIARDSTKSRITLAILDSRSNPLTPEEMRLKEGDIEDLRADAVIRDHLYDENENLDISPEALRAEDAADVRMALDHASKKISIMPGFEEPLESYVVDRFDEGCEIVKKIK
- a CDS encoding DUF4011 domain-containing protein; its protein translation is MKLDNRDLVTQGLLDVLPGQLEPYLRTILGGPVLERLLTRLSGGPDSKAPDLADLSTQIRLLTARGRDGSYLLKLTDELGSALQEVNRFRYEAARGQAFDDERTREALEAAGRTLRLIEAPGGHEEIEGLIAAIGQSDEQQAPAPQDPPPEAAVQDSARRLEDWKRSLLDLTLSNPLINRAQTAIELMLPGHLVGQFEDYVNHREFIALRPAGPQEDREARAGELLAQDRAVEVDLGEQDYASTLQVLTTRSQTIMFETGANNLYLAIGTLEWRSQDTPVRSPLILIPVTLHRVEDGYRLLPDQLDASTPNYSFLHRFAQDTGVELTELIQPRHDAYGIDVEPTLEAVRGRLHRAGVETVVTPTVHLGLFNFSTYRMWRDLEESWSTISANPLVSHLAETPDRAFDDPADAAAQIRSVDEVTENLPLVADATQAQVVGEAAAGRSLVVEGPPGTGKSQTVANLIFRALSLGRTVMFVAEKKSALDVVARRLREEAGIGPLLLPLHDNDVKSGHMRRALREARELRTEPVDAERLADRRRDLESIRGQLEAYRTGLHGRNCVGHSYLGALADLLTTPGEPEQCPDWDPLAQHPDDVAAFLHAAGLGDAAEGLMQEVAREDFDPHGIEPGLRRRLAQASFEERSARAGFGSFDVAAHAGLLDAYRQVQERLRTGLRAELLEGALARRDRVLAEERVRLDALDQEITLRRGTMSIREMIDSYGDLVVALTPCILVSPDSVSRFFPADRQYVDIVVFDEASQIPVADAVGTMGRGRSVVVVGDPEQMPPTAFEERGAAQDEDPQHEQTEERESILDSCLAGGVRSHRLTWHYRSRVESLIAFSNERYYDGALASFPSPLGVMAPEGPLDGHGTSLRRVDGFYIRPEEAEQHPDARPGTNPAEAREIVSEVLARFEASPEVTPSLGIITLNAKQRDLIESLLRAEGSQRIVSALHETDGLFVKNLENVQGDERDTILFSLGFSANSAGELPLDFGPLSWAGGQKRLNVAITRARRQVIVVASFDPEDLHLDEASPQGLKDLRAYMEQARGNQEAGGAAPQGQAEAYREEIAGALREAGLEVRSGVGHSAFVIDLVLSGGPGERPRVAVLLDGPDWERRTSVTDRDLIPVDVLGQMGWERVERVWTPEWVRDRQAVIDRLVQAARG